In Streptomyces puniciscabiei, a single genomic region encodes these proteins:
- a CDS encoding type B 50S ribosomal protein L31, which translates to MKPGIHPQYRPVVFRDRAADYAFLTRSTATSDKTIEWEDGNTYPVIDVEISSASHPFYTGTQRVLDTAGRVERFERRYGRGRSER; encoded by the coding sequence GTGAAGCCCGGAATCCACCCCCAGTACCGCCCGGTCGTCTTCCGTGACCGGGCCGCCGACTACGCCTTCCTCACCAGGTCCACGGCCACGAGCGACAAGACCATCGAATGGGAGGACGGCAACACCTACCCGGTCATCGACGTCGAGATCTCCTCGGCGAGCCACCCCTTCTACACCGGCACCCAGCGGGTCCTGGACACCGCGGGGCGGGTCGAGCGCTTCGAGCGGCGCTACGGACGCGGACGGAGCGAGCGGTGA
- the rpmG gene encoding 50S ribosomal protein L33 gives MARNELRPIIKLRSTAGTGYTYVTRKNRRNNPDRLTLRKYDPVAGRHVDFREER, from the coding sequence ATGGCCCGCAACGAACTGCGTCCGATCATCAAGCTGAGGTCCACCGCCGGCACCGGCTACACCTACGTGACCCGCAAGAACCGCCGTAACAACCCCGACCGGCTCACCCTGCGCAAGTACGACCCGGTCGCAGGCCGCCACGTCGACTTCCGTGAGGAGCGCTGA
- the rpmB gene encoding 50S ribosomal protein L28, which yields MSAHCQLTGRQPGFGHHISRSHRRSKRRFDPNVQSKRYWLPSEGRHVRLALSAKGIKTVDTIGIEAAVARIRARGGKV from the coding sequence ATGTCCGCCCACTGCCAACTCACCGGCCGACAGCCCGGCTTCGGCCATCACATCTCCCGCTCGCACCGGCGCAGCAAGCGCCGTTTCGACCCCAACGTCCAGAGCAAGCGCTACTGGCTGCCGAGTGAAGGCCGGCACGTCCGGCTCGCGCTCTCGGCCAAGGGCATCAAGACGGTCGACACGATCGGCATCGAGGCCGCGGTGGCCCGCATCCGCGCCCGGGGAGGGAAGGTCTGA
- the rpsN gene encoding 30S ribosomal protein S14, with the protein MAKKSKIAKNEQRRLVVARYAARRAALKAIIAFPASSDEDRAAAQRELRRQPRDASATRLRNRDCVDGRPRGYLRAFGLSRIRVREMAHAGELPGVTNSSW; encoded by the coding sequence ATGGCGAAGAAGAGCAAGATCGCGAAGAATGAACAGCGGCGCCTCGTCGTGGCGCGCTACGCCGCGCGCCGCGCCGCGCTGAAGGCGATCATCGCTTTCCCTGCAAGCTCCGATGAGGACCGCGCCGCCGCCCAGCGGGAACTACGCCGACAGCCCCGCGACGCCAGCGCCACACGCCTGCGCAACCGCGACTGCGTGGACGGCCGCCCCCGCGGCTACCTGCGCGCCTTCGGTCTTTCCCGTATCCGGGTTCGCGAGATGGCCCACGCGGGCGAGCTCCCTGGCGTGACCAACAGCAGCTGGTGA
- a CDS encoding putative Ig domain-containing protein, which produces MRESHPTGRRRSLRRLVAVAFPALALTVAGFTAAPTAGAQPAATHPQTSKVTQNNKALTAPERQTYHSTGKAGQKVPTQHLCATAEPGHASCFAQRRTDIKQRLASAVAAAAPSGLSPANLHSAYNLPTAAGSGMTVGIVDAYNDPNAESDLGTYRSTYGLSSCTKANGCFKQVSQTGSTTQLPTNDTGWAGEEMLDIDMVSAVCPNCSIILVEANSASMADLGAAENEAVSLGAKFISNSWGGSESSSQTSDDTSYFKHPGVAITVSSGDSAYGAEYPATSQYVTAVGGTALTTASNSRGWSESVWHTNSTEGTGSGCSAYDPKPSWQTDTGCSKRMEADVSAVADPATGVAVYDTYGGSGWAVYGGTSASSPIIASVYALAGTPGASDYPAKYPYSHTGNLYDVTSGNNGSCSPSYFCTAGTGYDGPTGWGTPNGTAAFTSGSTGGNTVTVTNPGSQSTTTGSSVSLQIKATDSGGASLTYSASGLPTGLSINSSTGLISGTASTAGTYQVTVTAKDSTGASGSTSFTWTVGSGGGGCSSSQLLANPGFESGSTGWSATSGVITNDSGEAAHGGSYYAWLDGYGSSHTDTLSQSVTIPAGCKATLTFYLHIDTAETTTSTQYDKLTVTAGSTTLATYSNLNHNSGYAQKTFDLSSLAGQTVTLKFNGVEDSSLQTSFVVDDTALTTS; this is translated from the coding sequence ATGCGTGAGTCACACCCGACCGGGCGGAGACGGAGTCTGCGAAGACTCGTCGCCGTCGCCTTCCCCGCCCTCGCCCTCACCGTCGCCGGATTCACCGCCGCACCGACGGCCGGCGCCCAGCCTGCCGCGACCCACCCGCAGACCTCCAAGGTCACGCAGAACAACAAGGCACTGACCGCCCCCGAGCGGCAGACCTACCACTCGACCGGCAAGGCCGGCCAGAAGGTGCCGACCCAGCACCTGTGCGCCACCGCCGAGCCGGGTCATGCGTCCTGTTTCGCCCAGCGCCGTACCGACATCAAGCAGCGGCTCGCCTCGGCGGTTGCCGCTGCCGCGCCTTCCGGCCTTTCCCCGGCCAACCTGCACAGCGCCTACAACCTGCCCACGGCGGCCGGTTCGGGCATGACGGTCGGCATCGTGGACGCCTACAACGACCCCAACGCCGAGTCGGACCTGGGCACCTACCGCTCCACGTACGGCCTGTCGTCCTGCACCAAGGCCAACGGCTGCTTCAAGCAGGTCAGCCAGACCGGCTCCACCACCCAGCTGCCGACCAACGACACCGGCTGGGCCGGTGAAGAGATGCTCGACATCGACATGGTCAGCGCGGTCTGCCCGAACTGCAGCATCATCCTGGTCGAGGCCAACTCCGCGAGCATGGCCGACCTCGGCGCCGCCGAGAACGAGGCCGTCTCGCTCGGCGCCAAGTTCATCTCCAACAGCTGGGGCGGCTCCGAGTCCTCCTCGCAGACCAGCGACGACACCTCGTACTTCAAGCACCCGGGCGTCGCGATCACCGTCTCCTCGGGTGACTCCGCCTACGGCGCCGAGTACCCGGCCACCTCCCAGTACGTGACGGCCGTCGGCGGCACCGCGCTCACCACCGCCTCCAACTCCCGCGGCTGGAGCGAGTCGGTGTGGCACACCAACTCCACGGAGGGCACCGGCTCCGGCTGTTCGGCGTACGACCCGAAGCCGAGCTGGCAGACCGACACCGGCTGCTCCAAGCGCATGGAGGCCGACGTCTCCGCGGTCGCCGACCCGGCCACCGGCGTGGCGGTCTACGACACCTACGGCGGCTCCGGCTGGGCGGTCTACGGCGGCACCAGCGCCAGCTCGCCGATCATCGCGAGCGTCTACGCCCTCGCGGGCACCCCGGGCGCGAGCGACTACCCGGCGAAGTACCCGTACAGCCACACGGGCAACCTGTACGACGTGACCAGCGGCAACAACGGCAGCTGCTCCCCGTCGTACTTCTGCACCGCGGGCACCGGCTACGACGGCCCGACCGGCTGGGGTACCCCGAACGGCACCGCCGCCTTCACCTCCGGCTCCACCGGTGGCAACACCGTGACCGTCACCAACCCCGGCAGCCAGTCCACCACCACCGGAAGCTCGGTCAGCCTGCAGATCAAGGCCACCGACAGCGGCGGCGCCTCCCTCACCTACAGCGCGAGCGGCCTGCCGACCGGGCTGTCCATCAACAGCTCCACCGGCCTGATCTCCGGTACGGCGTCCACCGCCGGCACCTACCAGGTCACGGTCACCGCGAAGGACTCCACCGGCGCCTCCGGCTCGACGTCCTTCACGTGGACCGTCGGTTCCGGTGGTGGCGGGTGCTCCTCCTCGCAGCTGCTGGCCAACCCGGGCTTCGAGTCGGGCAGCACCGGCTGGAGCGCCACGAGCGGGGTCATCACCAACGACTCCGGTGAGGCGGCGCACGGTGGCTCGTACTACGCCTGGCTGGACGGCTACGGCTCCAGCCACACCGACACGCTGTCCCAGTCGGTGACGATCCCGGCCGGCTGCAAGGCCACGCTCACCTTCTACCTGCACATCGACACCGCCGAGACCACCACCAGCACCCAGTACGACAAGCTGACGGTGACCGCCGGTTCGACCACCCTGGCGACGTACTCGAACCTCAACCACAACTCCGGGTACGCGCAGAAGACCTTCGACCTGTCCTCGCTGGCGGGCCAGACGGTCACCCTGAAGTTCAACGGCGTGGAGGACTCCTCGCTGCAGACCAGCTTCGTCGTGGACGACACCGCCCTGACGACCAGCTGA